In a single window of the Methanolacinia paynteri genome:
- a CDS encoding MarR family winged helix-turn-helix transcriptional regulator, giving the protein MTADDERGLSSWVDNCDIPAPMISFLYRTIQIRFSQELVPFNIGWGHFTILKSLYYREGRSQDELARSHGFDKTMISKSIVRLEREGLVYRVVDPADKRVKRLYLTQKGRGIEPDLVRIGNEVNAMLVDGLSGGDREELIGMLRKVSSNAAGTFGANSVKEMSDNLK; this is encoded by the coding sequence ATGACAGCGGACGATGAGAGGGGGCTTTCCTCCTGGGTAGATAATTGCGATATTCCGGCACCGATGATCTCGTTCCTGTACCGCACGATCCAGATTCGGTTTTCACAGGAACTTGTTCCTTTCAATATCGGGTGGGGCCATTTTACGATCCTGAAATCGCTGTATTACAGGGAGGGACGCAGCCAGGACGAACTGGCCCGTTCACATGGTTTCGACAAGACTATGATCTCGAAATCCATCGTCAGGCTCGAAAGAGAGGGTCTCGTCTACCGCGTGGTCGATCCCGCCGACAAACGGGTGAAGCGCCTGTACCTGACGCAAAAAGGCAGGGGGATCGAACCTGACCTGGTGCGAATCGGCAATGAGGTGAATGCAATGCTCGTGGATGGATTGTCCGGGGGGGACCGGGAGGAGTTGATTGGTATGCTCAGGAAAGTTTCTTCGAATGCAGCGGGTACTTTTGGGGCGAATTCCGTGAAAGAGATGTCTGATAATTTAAAATAA